A genomic window from Cinclus cinclus chromosome 5, bCinCin1.1, whole genome shotgun sequence includes:
- the FGFBP1 gene encoding fibroblast growth factor-binding protein 1, with the protein MKIKSLGLLCVLMLVSQMLLANCERQKERKKGREGIEHGGKKQKESNKGNEEGQKSKGGKSLKGKFKTEENAECSWSVMDTNVVTVNVQCKHGDSEFWCEFSGDPSSCAQYAANKKSYWKQVSRSLKKQKQICQDPKSVLKSKLCRKGPQSAHLRLTHSSLLTAMDPAKENSMHHTQEVVQTPADASVTEKRLEHSPQDCVEDVDYIDQKKVAEEYCPEGFLSFCNFLITMIQDKRC; encoded by the coding sequence ATGAAGATCAAAAGCTTGGGACTCCTTTGTGTGTTGATGCTAGTCTCCCAGATGCTACTAGCCAACTGtgaaagacagaaggaaagaaaaaagggaagagaaggcaTAGAACAtggtggaaaaaaacaaaaggaatctAACAAAGGAAACGAAGAAGGACAGAAGtcaaaaggaggaaaatctCTTAAAGGCAAgtttaaaactgaagaaaatgctGAGTGCAGCTGGTCAGTAATGGACACAAATGTTGTTACTGTGAATGTACAGTGCAAGCATGGTGACAGTGAGTTCTGGTGTGAATTCTCTGGGGACCCTTCTAGCTGTGCACAGTATGCAGCAAACAAGAAATCCTACTGGAAACAAGTCTCCCGATCCCtaaagaagcagaagcagattTGTCAAGATCCCAAAAGTGTTCTAAAATCTAAATTATGTAGGAAAGGCCCACAAAGTGCTCACCTCAGGTTGACTCACTCAAGCCTACTAACAGCAATGGATCCTGCCAAAGAAAACTCAATGCATCACACACAAGAGGTTGTTCAGACTCCAGCAGATGCCTCTGTGACTGAAAAAAGGCTAGAACACAGTCCTCAAGACTGTGTTGAAGATGTAGATTACATTGACCAGAAAAAGGTGGCTGAGGAATACTGTCCAGAaggctttctttctttctgcaacTTTTTAATCACAATGATCCAAGACAAACGATGCTGA